A window of the Dyadobacter pollutisoli genome harbors these coding sequences:
- a CDS encoding porin family protein, whose translation MVKKFIGIVCVVLFCDGFPGSAQVLRFGIKTGLNGSLIVGENYFSAHNYKIRYPSKTLFYHAGLTSDVRLSKTLSVQPEILYSTAGYDWFSREEEFNGSNSTTEPDVSESLASINIPLLLRVKVGGLGLVVGPQVSRLVSAKRNAFVKGNTDVKSDYLMGNTLSGVAGLEYTFWFGLGFHARYSYAFRSVAKITEKGIYAEGNSLYNHAAMGGIHFYFNSKKQ comes from the coding sequence ATGGTTAAAAAGTTCATTGGTATCGTGTGCGTCGTCTTGTTTTGCGATGGGTTCCCAGGTTCTGCACAAGTTCTCCGGTTTGGCATAAAGACGGGGCTGAACGGGTCATTGATTGTTGGTGAAAATTATTTCTCAGCACATAATTATAAAATACGTTATCCGTCGAAAACCTTGTTTTATCATGCAGGTTTAACTTCCGATGTAAGACTGTCCAAGACCCTCTCCGTTCAGCCTGAAATACTTTATTCAACTGCTGGATATGACTGGTTTTCGCGAGAGGAGGAATTCAATGGCTCGAATTCCACGACCGAACCCGATGTTTCCGAATCGCTGGCATCCATTAATATACCTCTTTTGTTAAGGGTCAAAGTCGGTGGCCTTGGTCTAGTTGTTGGTCCGCAGGTTAGTAGGTTAGTTTCAGCGAAGCGCAATGCTTTCGTAAAAGGCAATACCGATGTTAAATCAGATTATCTTATGGGTAACACGTTGTCTGGAGTGGCAGGACTGGAATATACATTTTGGTTTGGCTTAGGTTTCCATGCACGTTATTCCTATGCTTTCCGGAGCGTTGCCAAAATTACCGAAAAAGGGATTTATGCGGAAGGAAACAGCCTGTATAATCATGCTGCCATGGGAGGTATCCACTTTTACTTTAACAGTAAAAAGCAGTAA
- a CDS encoding PDDEXK nuclease domain-containing protein: MDDIKFDDNYGIWLSEIKSKIRSSQIRAAVAANSALIEFYWDLGKLIVEKQADTQWGDKLIETLSKDLKEDFTDIKGLSSSNLKYCKRFYSFYSWPIGQQPVDQLAKRLIKQIPWGHNILIFTKSDNLDQATFYLQKTLENGWSRDILALQLKSNLYVRAGASVTNFDLTLPKPFSDLAQQTLKDPYVFDFITLGPKAKEQDIEIQLTKHITHFLLELGKGFAFIGRQYHLIVGDSDYFLDLLFYHVKLKCYVVIELKNTKFMPEYTGKLNFYLSAVDSILKAADDKPTIGILLCRDKNNVEAEYNTPQ; this comes from the coding sequence ATGGACGATATAAAATTTGACGACAACTATGGGATATGGCTTAGTGAGATTAAGTCTAAAATTCGTTCTTCACAGATCAGAGCAGCAGTTGCTGCGAATTCAGCATTGATTGAGTTCTATTGGGACTTAGGAAAGCTTATTGTTGAAAAACAAGCTGATACACAATGGGGTGATAAACTGATAGAAACGTTGTCAAAAGATCTGAAAGAAGACTTTACAGACATTAAAGGTTTGTCATCTTCAAATCTGAAATATTGTAAAAGATTTTATTCTTTCTACTCTTGGCCAATTGGTCAACAACCTGTTGACCAATTGGCCAAGAGGCTGATTAAACAAATACCATGGGGTCATAATATCCTAATATTTACTAAATCAGATAACTTGGATCAAGCGACTTTCTATCTGCAGAAAACCCTGGAAAATGGATGGAGCAGGGATATTCTAGCATTGCAGCTGAAGTCCAATTTATATGTTCGGGCAGGAGCTTCTGTGACAAATTTCGATTTGACTCTACCTAAGCCATTTTCCGATTTAGCGCAACAAACCTTGAAAGACCCATATGTCTTCGATTTTATAACACTTGGACCAAAAGCTAAGGAGCAGGACATAGAGATACAGCTCACTAAACACATAACTCATTTCTTGCTCGAGCTTGGAAAGGGTTTTGCTTTTATTGGAAGACAATACCATTTAATTGTAGGAGACTCTGATTATTTTTTGGATTTGCTATTTTATCACGTGAAACTTAAATGTTATGTAGTTATTGAACTTAAAAATACAAAGTTTATGCCTGAATACACTGGAAAGCTTAACTTCTACCTTTCTGCTGTGGATTCTATTCTGAAGGCAGCGGATGATAAGCCTACAATAGGAATATTACTTTGCCGCGACAAGAACAATGTAGAGGCTGAATATAATACTCCCCAATAA
- a CDS encoding response regulator transcription factor — translation MSKDRNILIVEDDLLLATDIKKNLKIQGWKIAGIAKNYESAMSIMKKGNVDLALIDIKLDGPEDGIMTATELLKIKWIPIIYITGNAPYEVKQRMRETYPSAFLQKPLRVRELSTQIDLAFNNYDEGLTGNPERKEPELLALPTKDGLVNIRSSEIIYVKAATKSTNLFLTSSELQRHSISNSDSLLVSVKFGRLTSQLPPVFFKLGRSETINLNHVKKIWQESVHLTSHVLTIPEGRRETLIKRFNLVER, via the coding sequence ATGAGTAAAGATCGAAACATCCTCATTGTCGAAGACGACCTACTCCTTGCAACTGATATTAAGAAAAACCTAAAAATTCAAGGCTGGAAAATTGCTGGCATTGCAAAAAACTATGAATCGGCAATGAGCATCATGAAAAAGGGAAATGTAGATCTGGCGTTAATCGACATTAAACTGGATGGCCCCGAGGACGGAATTATGACCGCTACAGAACTTCTGAAAATCAAATGGATTCCTATCATTTACATTACCGGAAATGCGCCCTACGAGGTCAAGCAACGAATGAGGGAAACCTATCCTTCGGCCTTCCTGCAAAAACCGTTACGTGTGCGTGAATTATCCACGCAAATCGATTTGGCCTTCAATAATTATGATGAAGGCTTAACGGGAAATCCAGAAAGGAAAGAACCCGAGCTTCTCGCATTACCAACGAAAGACGGTTTGGTGAACATCAGATCATCCGAGATCATCTATGTAAAAGCAGCAACAAAAAGTACAAATCTGTTTCTGACCAGCAGCGAACTCCAGCGTCATAGTATCTCGAATTCGGATTCCCTTCTCGTCTCAGTGAAGTTCGGAAGGCTCACTAGTCAATTACCGCCTGTTTTTTTTAAATTGGGCCGCTCTGAAACAATTAATCTAAATCATGTTAAGAAAATTTGGCAGGAAAGTGTACATCTGACGTCTCATGTGTTGACAATACCTGAGGGTCGACGTGAAACCCTAATTAAAAGATTTAATCTTGTCGAACGATAG
- a CDS encoding sensor histidine kinase: MSRLKRDIKSYNEAVIKRDSTGIAEASYLMAKRHINLGNYAIAETWLQKALRIRKDLSDFEDIGKIYLRLQEIQFILENPLEALRNARLALINFRKGNSSKGIMSAYGALGTSHLLSWEKSTVKQKTRFRSSLHKAKANFRKSLELAQILHSTIDEGQMYRYLGICSRQENNIPESLSFKITAWKLDKKQGLLSNSIELAIDIANQYLQNKDHRSARPWLIKAKDLLGNSSFKPGLKTSLLYSLAEYHQQKKEWMQALEYRRELEELRESAFLQYRNEAVEGVRRNEEAKLKEVALTAKRKEVSLLKSNATLKNRMLYTVGLLLIISTIAAILYSKLSSKHNSLYLKYRTLSEYNAGLVKEQSHRTQNDLQLVSNLLSLQSHQSQDPAAAKLLEESLLRVESIILIHRRLYQDTMPMFVNVELYLGDLIQSVLRVYCMTYVTLSLDVKPFFLHVKKMAPLALILNELMTNSCKYAFTGPSSTLHVRCYVLSDKVNFLFHDNGPGFDMETVLNGFGLELIDLLAEQLEGQHKYRSVQGCRFELSFLADKTLIQLLNPNQTDLIYP; this comes from the coding sequence ATGTCCAGGCTCAAACGGGACATAAAGTCTTATAATGAGGCAGTGATCAAACGAGATTCTACGGGGATAGCCGAAGCATCCTACCTGATGGCAAAACGCCACATCAACCTGGGTAACTATGCTATTGCGGAAACCTGGCTTCAAAAGGCGCTTCGCATACGTAAAGATCTGAGTGATTTTGAAGACATTGGGAAGATCTACCTGCGATTGCAAGAGATTCAATTTATTCTCGAGAATCCGCTGGAGGCGTTGCGAAACGCCCGGCTGGCACTGATAAATTTCCGGAAAGGAAATTCATCAAAAGGCATTATGAGTGCCTATGGCGCGTTAGGAACAAGTCATTTGCTATCATGGGAAAAGAGCACTGTGAAACAGAAAACCAGATTTAGGTCTTCCTTACACAAAGCCAAAGCGAATTTCAGAAAATCGTTAGAACTCGCCCAGATCCTGCATTCTACCATTGATGAAGGACAAATGTATCGATACCTTGGCATTTGTTCGAGACAAGAAAATAATATTCCCGAAAGCCTGTCATTTAAAATTACAGCATGGAAATTGGACAAAAAACAAGGGCTTTTGAGCAACAGCATTGAATTAGCAATCGACATCGCAAACCAATATCTCCAGAACAAAGACCATCGGAGTGCTCGACCATGGTTAATTAAAGCAAAAGACCTACTTGGAAACTCCAGTTTTAAACCCGGCCTAAAAACGTCTTTACTATATAGCCTGGCAGAATATCATCAACAAAAAAAGGAATGGATGCAGGCTCTTGAATATCGTAGAGAACTCGAAGAATTGAGGGAAAGTGCATTTCTTCAATACCGTAACGAGGCCGTGGAAGGGGTTCGCAGAAATGAAGAAGCGAAACTTAAAGAAGTGGCCCTGACTGCAAAACGTAAAGAAGTCTCTTTGCTGAAAAGCAACGCCACTTTAAAAAATCGTATGCTTTACACAGTCGGGCTACTTCTTATTATCTCTACAATTGCAGCAATCCTATATAGCAAGCTCTCTTCAAAACACAATAGCCTGTATTTAAAATATAGGACGTTGAGCGAATACAACGCTGGATTAGTGAAAGAGCAAAGTCACCGAACCCAAAACGATCTTCAACTCGTATCCAATCTCCTCAGTCTGCAATCGCATCAGTCACAAGATCCGGCTGCTGCCAAACTTCTTGAAGAAAGTCTGCTTAGGGTAGAATCAATTATTCTCATTCACAGGCGGCTGTATCAGGATACGATGCCAATGTTCGTCAATGTCGAACTGTATTTAGGAGATCTTATACAGAGCGTTCTCAGGGTTTACTGTATGACATATGTTACGCTATCCTTAGACGTAAAACCATTTTTCTTACATGTAAAAAAGATGGCCCCTCTTGCACTGATTTTAAACGAGCTGATGACCAACAGCTGTAAATATGCTTTTACAGGTCCGTCTTCGACGCTTCATGTGAGATGCTATGTCCTTTCAGACAAGGTAAACTTCCTGTTTCACGACAATGGTCCTGGTTTTGATATGGAAACTGTTCTAAATGGATTTGGATTGGAGCTTATTGATTTGCTTGCTGAGCAGTTAGAAGGCCAACATAAATACCGCTCAGTCCAGGGGTGCCGTTTTGAGCTTTCTTTTCTTGCAGATAAGACACTCATTCAACTTTTAAATCCAAATCAAACCGACCTTATTTATCCATGA
- a CDS encoding IS3 family transposase, which translates to MEKRELISPEYINLSVSAQCKLIGLQRSSYYFKPKGESLVNQRLMKAIDRKFLECPFYGVERMTDYLRGLGYHVGVKRIRRLYRLMNLRTIYPKRNLSKAKATDYKYPYLLKGLKIECPNHVWQADITYIPMFRGFMYMFAIIDVYSRRIVGWSISNTMSMEWCREILLDTIRTEGRPEIFNTDQGSQFTSPHFVNSLLGSGIKVSMDGKGRALDNVFIERFWRSLKQEYVYLNPPNGGMDLYRGVKTYVEFYNGQRKHTGTGFIPNDLFFESKAS; encoded by the coding sequence ATGGAAAAACGCGAACTTATTTCTCCGGAATACATCAATCTCAGCGTTTCAGCACAATGTAAACTAATTGGTTTACAGAGGAGTAGCTATTATTTTAAGCCAAAGGGAGAATCGTTGGTAAATCAACGCCTGATGAAAGCCATAGACCGAAAGTTTCTGGAATGTCCATTTTATGGAGTGGAACGCATGACTGATTACCTGCGTGGCTTAGGTTACCACGTTGGAGTAAAGCGTATACGAAGGCTATATAGGCTCATGAATTTGCGCACGATTTATCCCAAACGCAACCTGAGCAAGGCCAAAGCAACAGACTACAAATATCCATATCTGTTAAAGGGCTTGAAAATTGAGTGTCCTAATCATGTCTGGCAGGCCGATATCACCTATATCCCGATGTTTCGTGGATTTATGTACATGTTTGCCATCATCGATGTGTATAGCCGAAGGATTGTCGGATGGAGCATATCGAACACAATGAGCATGGAATGGTGCCGGGAAATCCTCTTGGATACTATTCGTACCGAGGGACGGCCCGAAATATTTAATACCGATCAAGGTAGCCAATTCACTAGCCCCCACTTTGTTAACTCATTGTTAGGCAGTGGCATAAAGGTGTCAATGGATGGGAAGGGAAGAGCACTTGACAACGTTTTCATCGAACGATTTTGGAGGTCGCTCAAACAAGAATATGTATACTTAAACCCTCCCAACGGCGGTATGGATCTGTATAGAGGAGTAAAAACATATGTGGAATTTTACAACGGTCAACGCAAACACACCGGTACTGGATTTATCCCTAATGACTTGTTCTTTGAATCAAAAGCATCTTAA
- a CDS encoding recombinase family protein has product MVIGYIRVSKTEQNQDLQFDSLKKAGCEKIYHEKISGASMQRPEYIRMISELRKGDVIVVWRIDRLGRTTYELIKLMVEWKEMGVDFRSISEGIDTSTKMGRLWYMLSSVFAENEREILMERTLAGMEAARARGRVGGRPKGLTKKSKELAGLAATLYLSKKYTTNQICEQLKIGSKTTLYNYLRHEGIEIEGWTRSEKISISNLPNN; this is encoded by the coding sequence ATGGTTATTGGATATATACGGGTTTCAAAGACTGAGCAGAACCAAGACCTGCAATTTGACTCCCTCAAGAAAGCAGGATGTGAGAAAATATATCATGAAAAGATTTCGGGTGCTTCAATGCAGAGGCCGGAATATATACGAATGATTTCGGAGCTTCGAAAAGGGGATGTCATAGTTGTGTGGAGAATTGATCGGCTTGGTCGGACAACTTATGAGCTTATTAAGCTCATGGTGGAATGGAAGGAAATGGGAGTGGACTTCCGGAGTATTTCTGAGGGAATTGACACTTCTACCAAGATGGGTCGGCTTTGGTATATGCTCAGCTCAGTCTTTGCGGAAAATGAAAGAGAGATTTTGATGGAGCGTACTTTGGCTGGGATGGAGGCTGCGCGTGCACGCGGAAGAGTAGGAGGTAGGCCAAAAGGGTTGACTAAAAAATCGAAGGAGCTTGCCGGCCTAGCAGCAACTTTGTATTTGAGTAAAAAATACACAACCAATCAGATTTGCGAACAATTAAAGATTGGAAGCAAAACGACGCTCTATAACTATCTTAGGCACGAGGGGATAGAAATAGAAGGTTGGACACGGTCCGAAAAGATTTCTATTTCTAACCTGCCAAATAATTAA
- a CDS encoding ABC-three component system protein — translation MAGYLFQPDRALVLLCSCNNNEAVAIEIVDDVAIIDDTGNILYREQDKNSIVDNGRPYADRSKDLWNTLFIWISDIRNGKMDVSRTRLLCVTNKNISENSLIRKISDAHSIREIDLVIELLKSSVERPPASLQSIISHVLSSEETLKAMIAQISLLDANCLVERNDEIANRLGLNDDIRDDVITDLRGWFNDHILVQLDKGFAPIVRKTELNRRLQRTMQSIGDKRIKVLAKRYVDVTITDNDIVEAKGKVFIKQLELIDHYDKEGIIVDAIVDFFYSEDQRTRLTLMGDITGKELLAMDDLCFERWTESFRRKMVHCNINLSESELSELAFEIYDSTVNGFVVKLRGNDTEPYFTKGSFYKLSDSLDIGWHPHWEKHFKN, via the coding sequence ATGGCGGGATATCTGTTCCAGCCTGATAGAGCACTAGTTTTGCTCTGTTCGTGTAACAACAATGAGGCTGTCGCAATTGAAATTGTTGATGATGTTGCGATAATAGATGATACAGGAAATATATTGTACAGAGAACAAGATAAGAACAGTATTGTAGACAATGGTCGGCCGTATGCCGATAGAAGTAAGGATCTTTGGAATACGCTGTTCATCTGGATTAGTGATATTAGAAATGGAAAGATGGATGTTAGTCGTACTCGGCTATTATGTGTCACAAATAAGAACATTTCGGAAAATTCATTAATAAGGAAAATAAGTGATGCTCATAGTATTCGCGAAATAGATCTGGTTATTGAACTTTTGAAGTCGTCTGTCGAGCGTCCCCCTGCTAGTTTGCAGAGCATTATAAGCCATGTGTTATCAAGCGAAGAGACTTTGAAGGCGATGATAGCCCAGATTTCATTGCTGGATGCCAATTGTCTCGTAGAAAGAAATGATGAGATTGCTAATAGGCTAGGCTTAAACGACGATATACGTGATGATGTCATTACTGATCTTCGTGGTTGGTTTAATGATCATATTTTAGTTCAGCTCGACAAAGGTTTTGCTCCGATAGTTCGTAAGACGGAACTAAACAGGCGACTTCAAAGAACAATGCAGAGTATTGGAGATAAACGGATTAAAGTATTGGCTAAGCGATATGTTGATGTAACTATTACTGACAATGATATAGTGGAAGCAAAAGGCAAAGTATTCATTAAGCAACTTGAACTTATAGATCATTATGATAAGGAGGGAATTATTGTTGACGCAATTGTTGATTTTTTCTATTCAGAGGATCAGCGAACTAGGTTGACCTTAATGGGTGATATAACTGGAAAGGAATTATTAGCCATGGATGACCTGTGTTTTGAAAGGTGGACTGAGTCTTTTAGAAGAAAAATGGTTCATTGCAATATTAACCTTAGTGAATCGGAATTGTCGGAGCTGGCATTTGAGATATATGATTCAACTGTAAATGGTTTCGTTGTTAAGCTCAGAGGTAACGATACAGAGCCTTATTTTACTAAAGGAAGCTTTTACAAGCTTTCAGATTCGCTAGACATTGGCTGGCATCCGCATTGGGAAAAACATTTTAAAAATTAA
- a CDS encoding transposase translates to MKRERRKFSASFKAKVAIEAIKEVSTVQDLASKYQIHPTQIAAWKREFLEKAELVFDKEAPAINEAENSKEQELYAKIGELQVQVDFLKKVLGK, encoded by the coding sequence ATGAAAAGGGAACGTAGAAAATTCAGCGCGAGCTTCAAGGCCAAAGTGGCCATAGAAGCCATCAAGGAGGTAAGCACCGTCCAGGACTTAGCTTCTAAGTACCAAATCCATCCAACGCAGATTGCGGCCTGGAAACGAGAGTTTTTAGAGAAAGCCGAGTTGGTTTTCGACAAAGAGGCACCGGCAATAAATGAGGCAGAGAACTCTAAGGAGCAGGAACTGTACGCCAAGATCGGGGAGCTTCAGGTCCAGGTGGATTTCCTAAAAAAAGTCTTGGGGAAATGA
- a CDS encoding three component ABC system middle component has translation MARIIEHDIIQNVGLSALVLHKFVKTYSATTDARSGPDLAIVMPVLPLLYHQKTLDSIHRKRFEGGFFNAIGDYREIPAGLQQRMEDMAHQTFMALNLACQSDIIVYDRVSNELLPSNIPVTSSRYNNEIKGILSGADRLGYWFSTLPFEQVCIMLKLTF, from the coding sequence ATGGCTAGAATAATCGAACACGACATTATTCAAAATGTCGGACTCAGCGCTTTAGTCTTACATAAGTTTGTCAAAACTTATAGCGCAACAACTGATGCCAGGAGTGGGCCAGACCTTGCGATTGTTATGCCTGTCCTTCCACTACTTTACCATCAAAAGACTTTGGATAGCATTCATAGGAAGAGATTTGAGGGGGGATTTTTTAACGCAATTGGGGATTATCGAGAGATACCAGCCGGTTTGCAACAAAGGATGGAAGATATGGCACATCAAACCTTTATGGCCTTAAATCTTGCTTGTCAGAGTGATATTATTGTGTATGATAGGGTGTCTAACGAGCTTTTACCTAGCAATATTCCGGTAACCAGTTCCAGATACAACAATGAAATTAAGGGTATTTTGAGCGGTGCTGATAGGCTTGGCTATTGGTTCTCCACTCTGCCATTTGAACAAGTGTGCATTATGCTTAAACTTACGTTTTGA